A window of the Trichoderma asperellum chromosome 6, complete sequence genome harbors these coding sequences:
- a CDS encoding uncharacterized protein (EggNog:ENOG41), whose translation MPTSPTDIANLYNILGAGELSRLDTHPVELLVTLRTISEALPLAPQRIADVGGGPGKYAFALADQGHLVDLVDLSPGLIQLAQVEQDRRKAAGKGNLLESLSVGNALDPTILQHGIYDGVLLLGPLYHLVEESERVKAVANAAQLAKPNGVLFVAFVSIAAHLRDVAMREPGRLVAEKEFYAKYLQDGRYEKSKPGIGNVHSFHTRVGDIKSFFADNFADTLELVELRSQEGILGGSLDAALSKSEPQVIQAWADLMYEKYSTGEEHLGCADHLVAVLKKKT comes from the exons ATGCCGACCTCCCCCACAGACATAGCCAACCTCTACAACATTCTCGGCGCTGGTGAGCTCTCACGCCTCGACACCCACCCCGTAGAGCTCCTCGTGACTCTCCGCACAATCAGCGAGGCCCTTCCCCTTGCACCCCAGCGGATTGCCGACGTTGGTGGTGGTCCCGGTAAATACGCGTTTGCCCTCGCGGATCAGGGACATTTGGTCGATCTTGTCGACCTGAGCCCTGGGCTCATCCAACTCGCTCAAGTCGAACAAGACAGGCGTAAGGCTGCTGGGAAGGGAAATCTTCTCGAAAGCCTTTCAGTTGGAAACGCGCTGGATCCGACTATTCTACAACATGGTATCTACGATGGTGTACTGCTTTTGGGACCTTTGTATCACTTAGTAGAAGAGTCGGAGCGAGTAAAGGCTGTCGCCAATGCTGCGCAGCTGGCGAAGCCCAATGGCGTACTTTTTGTAGCTTTCGTAAGCATTGCTGCGCATCTGAGGGATGTTGCAATGAGAGAGCCAGGGAGACTTGTTGCAGAGAAGGAATTCTATGCCAAATAT CTTCAGGACGGTCGATACGAGAAATCCAAGCCTGGCATCGGGAACGTCCACAGTTTTCACACGCGCGTGGGCGACATCAAATCATTTTTTGCCGACAACTTCGCTGACACGCTGGAGCTCGTGGAATTGCGATCGCAGGAAGGCATCCTGGGCGGTAGTCTTGATGCTGCGTTATCCAAGTCTGAGCCGCAGGTCATTCAGGCGTGGGCGGACTTGATGTACGAGAAGTACTCTACTGGAGAGGAGCATCTGGGATGTGCGGATCATTTGGTAGCTgttttaaagaagaaaacataG
- a CDS encoding uncharacterized protein (EggNog:ENOG41), with the protein MSALKSNLTSERNSVNSQTDGAPHSIPATEYSTAWACSWTDTEFGILTDANLHRLAHVNCSYLSSGRPPTLLALKQHAQALTNLIRILCISNTFGIVDGGEKRQPVFEKNEAFDWLKDLDKPYTNDDESHHLPLWALANQIEGENEETGIECHCPIKIARNFGPLEEGKSTRRPYSSHHNLVMHANACLEILDHEYSATGGLLSLLPSGSEEDSEQMQGVRNTVLGQWLLHQQHLIARMHELEINYANALDLLNGEAVVPMQMLGRFGPDGRSKGRELAYPQDRFVLANSGDDVFDLVHRLMDKAESKIQEKEQIWWESGVSGERMWMKDRGGDWYSRGLVPVDLMTRFVRLKDHGDRSTIFVLPAIEQHPATAQTRKMESRPTVVSVVAPSWPERTSDIEQRANAQIERMKELEEANRALMRDKMEMEEQMATLLADLRRTRHEVKFYEGTSEDGTRAEIIAEMAAMKRQMAKLREALPQEYHQLLEAED; encoded by the coding sequence ATGTCCGCCCTCAAAAGCAACTTGACTTCGGAGCGGAATTCGGTAAACAGCCAGACAGACGGCGCACCTCACTCTATACCGGCGACAGAGTACTCGACGGCGTGGGCATGCTCATGGACTGACACAGAGTTTGGTATATTGACCGATGCAAATTTGCATCGCCTAGCACACGTCAACTGCTCGTATCTCTCCTCAGGAAGACCACCGACATTGTTGGCTTTGAAGCAGCATGCGCAGGCTCTTACGAATCTCATCAGGATACTATGTATTAGCAACACATTTGGGATCGTTGATGGAGGGGAAAAACGACAACCAGTTTTTGAGAAGAATGAAGCATTTGACTGGCTAAAAGATCTTGATAAACCCTACACAAACGATGACGAAAGTCACCATTTGCCTCTATGGGCTCTAGCAAACCAGATTGAAGGTGAAAATGAGGAGACAGGAATCGAATGCCACTGTCCCATCAAAATCGCGCGAAATTTCGGACCTTTGGAAGAGGGTAAAAGCACACGCCGACCATACAGCAGCCACCATAACCTGGTAATGCATGCAAATGCTTGTCTCGAAATCCTGGACCACGAATACAGCGCAACAGGAGGCCTTCTTTCCCTGCTCCCATCAGGGAGTGAAGAGGACAGCGAGCAAATGCAGGGCGTCCGAAACACCGTACTAGGACAATGGCTGCTTCATCAACAGCACTTGATTGCGCGTATGCACGAGCTCGAGATCAACTATGCAAACGCCCTCGACCTCCTCAACGGCGAGGCCGTGGTACCCATGCAGATGCTTGGACGCTTTGGCCCTGATGGACGGTCCAAAGGCCGCGAACTGGCCTATCCCCAAGACCGCTTTGTTCTCGCCAACTCCGGCGACGACGTCTTTGACCTAGTGCATCGCTTGATGGATAAAGCGGAATCGAAGATTCAGGAGAAGGAGCAGATATGGTGGGAGTCTGGAGTGAGTGGCGAGCGCATGTGGATGAAGGATCGAGGAGGCGATTGGTATTCCCGTGGCTTGGTCCCCGTCGATCTCATGACACGATTTGTCCGCCTCAAGGACCATGGAGACAGGTCCACCATCTTCGTGTTGCCAGCGATCGAGCAGCATCCCGCCACGGCACAGACGCGCAAGATGGAGAGTCGACCAACAGTGGTATCAGTGGTGgcgccatcatggccagaGCGAACCTCTGATATAGAGCAGCGTGCCAATGCTCAGATCGAACGGATGAAGGAGCTGGAGGAAGCCAATCGTGCACTAATGAGAgacaagatggagatggaggagcagATGGCCACGCTTTTGGCCGATTTGCGCAGGACAAGACACGAAGTCAAATTCTATGAGGGCACATCGGAGGATGGAACGAGAGCTGAAATCATAGCTGAGATGGCCGCCATGAAGCGCCAGATGGCCAAGCTGAGAGAGGCGCTCCCACAAGAGTATCACCAACTCCTGGAGGCTGAAGACTGA
- a CDS encoding uncharacterized protein (EggNog:ENOG41), translating to MSETSLVAVTPQVQTTIDLMIKRVGKEMENRGVADVMKWFLFMTTDIIGELSFGDSFRTLEIGEQTAYTKDLAELGYLGAVRSAFPTLIALAKYVPIPYFKRPLRGTKNMTRYAHQSIARYRNLLDSDPTSVKWTLFTKVFQGQGKEEDLNPVELRGNASAYIVAGSDSTAVTFTYLVWFVCRDPKVKAALLAELRTLPAEFSISDFALPRWVPESGDNIAGYWLPGGTTVCAQAYSMHRGTDVFPNPDVFDPSRWYMPTKEMKDSFMHFGRGSRICIGLHLALMELRYGAARFFLTFPEAKVSSLEGVSDKDMAPKVFFFTEPKAKRCLIQRQ from the exons ATGTCTGAAACCTCACTGGTGGCAGTAACACCCCAGGTCCAGACTACGATTGATCTAATGATAAAAAGAGTTGGGAAAGAGATGGAAAACAGAGGAGTTGCAGATGTGATGAAGTGGTTCCTGTTTATGACGACAGACATCATTGGAGAGCTTTCCTTTGGGGATTCGTTCCGAACGCTGGAAATCGGTGAACAAACCGCCTATACCAAAGACCTGGCAGAACTGGGTTACCTCGGTGCCGTTCGCTCTGCTTTTCCCACACTCATTGCATTGGCAAAATATGTGCCCATCCCTTACTTCAAACGTCCCCTTCGAGGCACGAAAAACATGACTCGTTATGCACACCAATCTATTGCTCGCTACAGGAACCTCTTGGACTCTGACCCTACCAGTGTTAAATGGACGCTCTTCACTAAAGttttccaaggccaaggcaaagaagaagatctAAACCCGGTAGAACTAAGAGGCAACGCATCGGCATATATTGTTGCTGGCAGTGATTCCACAGCAGTCACCTTCACTTACCTGGTATGGTTCGTCTGTCGCGATCCCAAAGTCAAGGCTGCTCTTTTGGCAGAGCTTCGAACACTCCCTGCCGAGTTTAGCATTTCAGAC TTTGCGCTGCCTCGTTGGGTGCCTGAGAGTGGTGACAATATCGCTGGGTACTGGCTTCCTGGCGGCACCACGGTTTGCGCTCAGGCATACAGCATGCATCGCGGCACCGATGTGTTTCCCAATCCGGATGTCTTTGATCCTTCGCGATGGTATATGCCaacaaaggaaatgaaaGACTCGTTCATGCATTTTGGAAGAGGCTCACGGA TTTGCATTGGACTTCATCTGGCACTGATGGAGCTGCGATATGGAGCTGCGCGCTTTTTCTTGACGTTTCCGGAAGCCAAGGTGTCGTCTCTGGAGGGCGTGAGTGACAAGGACATGGCACCGAAGGTGTTTTTCTTTACAGAGCCAAAAGCCAAGCGATGTCTGATTCAGAGGCAATAG
- a CDS encoding uncharacterized protein (EggNog:ENOG41~TransMembrane:1 (o12-31i)): MNDLLNVVLARIYIVGVITVAGLAFLIFYALRDPLSKVPGPWYTKWTSVVIKDHWLKGNRASYQHSLH; this comes from the exons ATGAATGATCTACTCAATGTTGTTCTGGCTCGCATTTATATCGTTGGGGTTATTACAGTGGCGGGACTAGCTTTT CTGATCTTCTATGCCCTTCGAGACCCACTGTCCAAAGTCCCTGGGCCTTGGTACACCAAATGGACTTCAGTTGTGATCAAGGATCACTGGCTGAAAGGCAATCGAGCGAGCTACCAACATAGCTTACATTAA
- the LYS12 gene encoding homoisocitrate dehydrogenase, with translation MSIRTLRIGLIPGDGIGKEVIPAGRRILEALPASLKLKFDFVDLKAGFEAFEQTGSALPEATVDVLRNECQGALFGAVSSPTHAVKGYSSPIVALRKRLDLYANVRPVKTVMTAKKPIDMVIVRENTEDLYVKQETTRDTPDGKVAEAIKRISEKASFRIAAMAGDIALRRQKIRESTPSIHSKPLVTITHKSNVLSQTDGLFRTASKQALSDPKYASVAIEEQIVDSMVYKLFRQPEDYDVIVAPNLYGDILSDGAAALVGSLGLVPSANVGEGFAIGEPCHGSAPDIQGKNIANPIATLRSAALMLEFLEEPEAAARIYAAVDANLEEGKLLSPDLGGKATTDEVVEDILRRL, from the exons ATGTCAATTCGCACTCTCAGAATCG GCCTCATCCCCGGTGACGGCATCGGCAAGGAAGTCATCCCCGCCGGCCGCCGCATCCTCGAGGCCCTCCCCGCCTCGCTCAAGCTCAAGTTCGACTTTGTCGACCTCAAGGCCGGCTTCGAGGCCTTTGAGCAGACCGGCTCGGCGCTGCCCGAGGCCACCGTCGATGTGCTGCGCAACGAGTGCCAGGGCGCCCTCTTCGGCGCCGTCAGCTCGCCCACCCACGCCGTCAAGGGCTACTCGTCGCCCATTGTCGCCCTGCGCAAGCGCCTCGACCTCTACGCCAACGTGCGCCCCGTCAAGACCGTCATGACCGCCAAGAAGCCCATCGACATGGTCATTGTGCGCGAGAACACCGAGGACCTGTACGTCAAGCAGGAGACGACGCGCGACACCCCCGACGGCAAGGTcgccgaggccatcaagcGCATCTCCGAGAAGGCCTCGTTCCGCATTGCCGCCATGGCCGGCGACATTGCGCTGCGCCGCCAGAAGATCCGCGAGTCCACCCCCAGCATCCACAGCAAGCCCCTCGTCACAATCACCCACAAGTCCAACGTCCTGTCGCAGACCGACGGCCTGTTCCGCACCGCCTCCAAGCAGGCCCTGTCCGACCCCAAGTACGCCTCCGTCGCCATTGAAGAGCAAATCGTCGACTCCATGGTCTACAAGCTGTTCCGCCAACCCGAAGACTACGACGTCATCGTTGCCCCCAACCTGTACGGCGATATCCTCTCCGACGGCGCTGCCGCCCTTGTTGGCAGTCTCGGCCTCGTTCCCAGCGCCAACGTCGGCGAGGGCTTTGCCATTGGTGAGCCTTGCCACGGCAGCGCTCCTGACATCCAGGGCAAGAACATTGCCAACCCCATCGCCACTCTGCGAAGCGCTGCCCTGATGCTTGAGTTCCTTGAGGAGCccgaggctgctgccaggATTTacgctgctgttgatgccAACTTGGAGGAGGGCAAGCTGCTGAGCCCTGACTTGGGTGGAAAGGCCACCACTGATGAGGTTGTTGAGGATATCCTGAGACGCCTATAA
- a CDS encoding uncharacterized protein (EggNog:ENOG41), giving the protein MEDVDAITKNAERPAEEQQRDRNDSEPGLEQHKASKSQRTIPQKLKTSEKRRIQNRAAQKTYREKQKRRLQALELYAKSQTATSQDEVTFSTPSSTLGQDVAGMLGMDSPIMGIPDLLQHHNLPTPEIGINDLVSCDPSLNAAPSNGPASGSIPIYDEYVPSSNLQVDNALNSSKSFQDDLFSESRNRLSSHPGPEVIAPENSLGSCHLQQNHVRTRSDSAPNGETHNESDADSLLAQFLLQDDVTLSRGLLRDIRKHKITLRDVLRLGLRSLEGKSCGTQGGMRVTENSLQQRAYLQLPDLHSNTIRVTQMSFVAAVLHNASMLGITASEILSQDTESCFYTGRSTSDAAEHVAQQPALDNIKEHLKPTQNQLTHRHHPYIDTLPFRVFRERLIALIHAQPPIIDMPELCHDLQSDGVICWGSSAGAGTGHSGAPWDIRSWEVRPWFLRKWWMLTEGADGEMYQQARWWCEMRGEDMPAVW; this is encoded by the exons ATGGAGGATGTTGATGCCATAACGAAAAATGCCGAGCGGCCAgctgaagagcagcagcgtgATCGGAATGACAGCGAGCCGGGTCTGGAACAGCACAAAGCATCAAAATCACAAAGAACGATACCGCAAAAATTAAAGACATCCGAAAAGAGGCGCATTCAGAATCGTGCAGCACAAAAGACTTATC GagaaaaacagaaaagaagactGCAGGCTCTAGAGCTGTATGCTAAATCCCAAACGGCTACTTCTCAAGATGAAGTAACCTTCTCCACTCCATCGTCCACTCTTGGCCAAGATGTAGCTGGCATGCTTGGCATGGATTCGCCAATCATGGGGATACCAGATTTATTACAACACCACAACCTTCCAACCCCTGAAATTGGCATAAATGATCTTGTAAGCTGCGACCCAAGCCTCAATGCAGCTCCTTCAAATGGTCCAGCAAGTGGATCTATCCCAATATACGACGAATACGTACCGAGCAGTAATTTGCAGGTGGATAATGCTCTAAACTCTAGCAAATCATTTCAAGACGACTTGTTTTCAGAATCAAGAAATAgactctcatctcatccggGACCGGAGGTTATCGCTCCAGAGAACAGCCTTGGTTCATGCCATTTGCAGCAGAATCATGTGCGAACACGCAGTGACAGCGCGCCAAACGGTGAAACTCATAATGAAAGCGACGCGGATAGTTTACTTGCGCAGTTTCTCCTGCAAGATGATGTTACCTTAAGTAGAGGTCTGCTTAGAGATATTCGAAAACACAAGATAACTTTGAGAGATGTCCTAAGGCTGGGCCTTCGGTCGCTGGAGGGCAAGTCATGCGGCACACAAGGGGGTATGAGAGTGACTGAAAACTCATTACAACAGCGTGCATATC TACAGCTCCCTGACCTCCACAGTAATACAATTCGCGTCACGCAAATGTCGTTTGTGGCAGCTGTTTTACACAACGCTTCCATGCTTGGCATAACGGCATCCGAGATACTTTCGCAAGATACTGAGTCTTGTTTTTATACCGGCAGAAGCACTTCAGATGCAGCAGAACATGTCGCCCAACAGCCCGCGCTTGATAACATTAAAGAACATTTGAAACCAACTCAAAATCAACTCACACATCGCCACCACCCGTATATAGACACTCTCCCATTTCGAGTTTTTCGCGAACGTTTAATAGCACTGATTCACGCTCAGCCCCCCATAATCGATATGCCAGAGCTCTGCCACGATTTGCAGAGTGATGGGGTTATATGTTGGGGATCCAGCGCTGGAGCCGGGACTGGACATTCGGGAGCTCCGTGGGACATTCGAAGCTGGGAAGTACGGCCATGGTTTCTGAGAAAGTGGTGGATGCTGACGGAAGGGGCTGATGGAGAGATGTATCAGCAGGCAAGATGGTGGTGCGAGATGAGAGGCGAGGATATGCCAGCTGTGTGGTGA
- a CDS encoding uncharacterized protein (EggNog:ENOG41): MAASKLPTKALGRNGPLVSTLGFGAMGLSASYGFGGSDEDRFKVLDRAYELGSTFWDTADVYGDNEELIGKWFKRTGKRDDIFLATKCGGVFNASGNFTIRSDPEYVREACDKSLQLLGVSHIDLFYLHRLDKETPVELTIGALAKLKEEGKIRHLGLCEVSAETLRRAHAVHPITAIQVEYSPFSVDIESPQVGLLRTARELGIAVVAYSPLGRGMLTGEIKSPDDFADDDFRKYLPRFSKENFPKNLALVEKLSIIAASKGITSGQLTLAWLLAQGDDIFPIPGTKKIKYLDENLGAANVTLTKDEEAEIRKAIDETEVIGGRYSDEMSGHLFADTPAL; this comes from the exons ATGGCTGCATCAAAACTCCCAACTAAGGCTCTCGGCCGTAACGGCCCTCTTGTCTCTACCTTGGGCTTTGGAGCTATGGGTCTAAGTGCGTCCTATGGATTTGGCGGTTCTGACGAAGATCGTTTCAAAGTTCTAGATCGTGCCTACGAGCTTGGAAGCACCTTTTGGGATACTGCAGATGTCTACGGTGACAACGAGGAGTTGATTGGTAAATGGTTCAAGCGTACGGGCAAACGGGATGACATCTTCCTCGCTACCAAGTGCGGCGGTGTATTCAATGCCTCTGGAAATTTCACTATACGTTCAGATCCGGAGTATGTGCGAGAGGCTTGCGACAAGTCGCTCCAGCTCTTGGGAGTATCCCACATCGATCTGTTCTATCTCCATCGCCTCGATAAAGAGACTCCCGTTGAGTTGACAATTGGTGCACTAGCAAAATTAAAAGA AGAAGGCAAAATCCGACATCTCGGGCTCTGCGAAGTATCCGCAGAAACACTTCGACGTGCCCATGCCGTCCATCCAATCACTGCCATTCAAGTTGAATATAGTCCCTTTTCGGTAGACATTGAAAGCCCTCAAGTCGGTCTTCTTCGCACAGCAAGAGAGCTCGGCATTGCTGTTGTGGCCTACAGCCCGCTGGGGCGAGGCATGCTCACAGGGGAGATCAAATCGCCTGACGACTTTGCCGATGACGATTTCCGAAAGTATCTTCCGCGCTTCTCGAAGGAAAATTTCCCGAAGAACCTGGCATTGGTGGAAAAGCTTAGCATCATTGCCGCGAGCAAGGGTATCACATCGGGACAGCTGACTTTGGCGTGGCTGCTCGCGCAAGGAGATGACATCTTTCCTATCCCTGG TACCAAGAAGATCAAATACTTGGACGAGAACCTAGGAGCTGCCAACGTCACGCTCaccaaagatgaagaggcagagattcGCAAAGCAATCGATGAGACAGAGGTCATTGGAGGTCGATACTCGGACGA GATGTCTGGTCATTTATTTGCTGACACCCCTGCTCTTTGA
- a CDS encoding uncharacterized protein (TransMembrane:1 (i69-91o)), whose product MASRILSRAISSSYSPLLRPTRRPLHLPLYSCPSLSPKCVASSRLFPAFRHVRLQSTTSKPQQTQKLQWYWKLLITLGITAGATTGGVIVADKYYMGGILTRSLRAYATLAQVGFDYKMHTGKNPKGARVPIDEQHDRNAKRVCDMIKTNGGMFLKIGQAIAVQSSALPEAYQREFKDMFDDTAQDPWKDVQAVIREEFGASAIEVFGDGIEREPRASASIAQVHYAKLPDGREVAVKVQKRKLAQQASWDLWTFKTLLDIVGKMTDVPIQGLGDYIMNSVMQETDFQNEAANTIRTAELVKSDPNLSTRVYIPKVYAELTSKRVLTSEWIHGANLWDKDIITGKYEASDEANSAMGLREADVMTTVIDLFSSQMFKWGFVHCDPHPGNIFVRRLPTGQPQIVLIDHGLYVSLTDNLRRQYARFWKCLLMGDQKGLDEVSAAWGMKTSDAWADAFMSREKKPDPVGETPAERDERLLSEASGFFGEAGLYPRELLFLERNLALVQGSNRFYDSPVNRLGMIGRSAMQNLRDDSQVTFRQALSSQWSMLVLDAVFYISRWRQYMGWGKGFEAELKEAEERMAQEMKDSISGLWEVDEKVQ is encoded by the exons ATGGCTTCGCGCATTCTTTCCAGAGCCATCTCCTCATCATATTCGCCTCTACTACGACCAACAAGGCGGCCATTACATCTTCCGCTTTACTCGTGCCCTAGTCTTTCGCCCAAGTGTGTCGCTTCTTCACGTCTGTTCCCTGCGTTTCGCCATGTCCGACTACAAAGTACTACATCAAAGCCACAGCAAACGCAAAAGCTCCAATGGTATTGGAAACTACTCATTACTTTGGGCATCACTGCTGGAGCGACGACTGGCGGCGTTATCGTTGCAGATAAATACTATATGGGAGGCATCCTTACGCGTAGCTTGCGAGCATATGCGACATTAGCTCAAGTCGGCTTCGATTATAAAATGCACACAGGCAAGAATCCCAAAGGAGCCCGTGTGCCCATCGATGAGCAGCACGATCGAAATGCCAAGAGAGTTTGCGACATGATCAAAACCAACGGCGGCATGTTTTTAAAGATTGGCCAAGCCATCGCCGTACAAAGCTCCGCTCTACCAGAAGCGTACCAGCGTGAATTCAAGGATATGTTTGACGATACTGCTCAGGATCCCTGGAAAGACGTACAAGCAGTTATTAGAGAAGAGTTTGGAGCCAGCGCGATTGAAGTATTCGGCGATGGTATTGAAAGAGAGCCCAGAGCCTCCGCATCCATAGCACAAGTCCACTACGCGAAGCTGCCAGACGGACGAGAAGTTGCTGTCAAAgtgcagaaaagaaaattggcACAACAAGCATCCTGGGATTTGTGGACATTCAA AACTCTTCTCGATATAGTCGGCAAAATGACAGATGTACCCATTCAAGGTCTCGGCGACTATATAATGAATAGCGTCATGCAGGAGACCGATTTCCAAAACGAAGCTGCAAACACGATACGTACTGCGGAACTTGTCAAGTCTGACCCCAACCTGAGCACACGTGTATATATCCCCAAAGTCTACGCTGAGCTTACATCCAAACGCGTATTGACATCTGAGTGGATCCACGGAGCCAATTTATGGGATAAAGATATCATTACTGGCAAATACGAGGCGTCTGATGAAGCAAATTCAGCGATGGGTCTTAGGGAGGCAGATGTCATGACCACAGTCATTgatctcttctcatctcaaATGTTCAAATGGGGTTTCGTACATTGCGACCCTCATCCTGGCAATATATTCGTACGACGCCTTCCGACAGGCCAGCCACAAATCGTACTGATAGATCATGGCCTCTATGTATCCCTCACAGATAACTTGCGGCGACAGTATGCTCGATTTTGGAAATGTCTCCTAATGGGTGACCAAAAGGGACTGGACGAAGTATCGGCTGCTTGGGGAATGAAGACGTCTGATGCCTGGGCGGATGCATTCATGTCTCGCGAGAAAAAGCCTGATCCGGTTGGCGAGACACCCGCAGAGCGCGACGAGCGATTGCTGAGCGAAGCCTCTGGCTTCTTCGGTGAGGCTGGGCTATATCCCCGCGAGCTCTTGTTCTTGGAACGGAATTTGGCTCTTGTTCAAGGCAGTAACCGTTTTTACGACTCTCCCGTCAATCGACTCGGTATGATTGGTCGTTCAGCAATGCAGAACCTGCGCGACGACAGCCAAGTGACGTTTCGGCAGGCTCTAAGCTCACAATGGTCCATGCTTGTGCTTGATGCCGTCTTCTACATTAGCCGTTGGAGGCAGTATATGGGATGGGGCAAAGGCTTTGAGGCGGAGCTCAAAGAAGCTGAGGAGAGAATGGCTCAAGAGATGAAAGATTCTATATCTGGGCTTTGGGAGGTTGACGAGAAGGTACAGTGA
- a CDS encoding uncharacterized protein (EggNog:ENOG41) encodes MVRIVQFSDGNQWVARLRLPSLAEGDSREDVLETTEIRKFTTTCLVRQRTHIPIPKIHAIEERSDCKVKAPFMLMDCLQGNVGMDLGMSVPPMYKKAFLRGLAKIHVQLSTILLPKIGTIVAVNADGTYQQGPIPGLGGPFDTATEFFKAWADKTKFGMSDEQLREACGPYAADIIPSVSSFAKSIGKLADTLSARDHGPFPLCHGDFGLNNIIVDDKYHILGVIDWEMAFAGPWEIFGDFPLTLSIVPPAIDAPWNYNGDGSPKSADLIERFEDQKGYVEAVRQEENSNRENIHHLSEALWNLRRQQLATAMKMYQDGKVGTYSKLIDQFISNT; translated from the exons ATGGTTCGAATAGTACAATTTTCAGATGGAAACCAATGGGTGGCACGACTACGACTGCCTTCTCTAGCAGAAGGTGATTCCCGCGAAGACGTTTTAGAGACAACGGAAATTCGCAAATTTACCACAACTTGCCTCGTACGGCAGAGAACGCATATACCCATCCCCAAAATCCATGCAATTGAAGAGCGAAGTGATTGCAAGGTGAAAGCTCCATTCATGTTAATGGATTGCTTGCAGGGCAATGTGGGAATGGACTTGGGCATGAGTGTGCCGCCAATGTACAAGAAAGCCTTTCTCCGTGGTTTAGCAAAGATCCAT GTCCAACTATCCACGATACTGCTACCCAAGATTGGAACAATTGTCGCTGTGAATGCGGATGGCACGTACCAGCAAGGCCCAATTCCGGGGCTGGGTGGCCCTTTTGACACAGCGACAGAGTTCTTCAAAGCATGGGCAGATAAGACCAAATTTGGAATGTCGGATGAGCAATTACGGGAAGCATGCGGCCCATACGCTGCTGACATTATTCCTTCAGTCTCATCCTTTGCTAAATCCATTGGCAAACTAGCTGATACATTGTCTGCCCGCGACCATGGGCCATTTCCTCTTTGTCATGGAGATTTTGGTCTCAACAATATCATTGTTGATGATAAATACCATATTCTAGGTGTGATTGACTGGGAAATGGCCTTCGCCGGACCATGGGAGATATTTGGAGACTTCCCTTTGACCCTGTCGATCGTCCCGCCCGCTATCGATGCTCCATGGAACTACAATGGAGACGGTTCTCCCAAGAGTGCTGACCTAATAGAACGATTTGAGGATCAGAAAGGGTATGTGGAAGCTGTGAGGCAAGAGGAGAATAGCAATCGAGAAAATATCCATCATCTCTCTGAAGCGCTGTGGAATTTGAGAAGGCAACAATTGGCGACTGCAATGAAGATGTATCAGGATGGAAAAGTTGGAACGTACTCCAAACTTATAGATCAGTTCATCTCTAACACTTGA
- a CDS encoding uncharacterized protein (EggNog:ENOG41~SECRETED:SignalP(1-20)), which translates to MKAAICLSILVAASDAAASAAFQRSNRATNEISADSICGELGVMRFNASELPDYVSPNNVRMCAQHPHGRNRTLDLSEGRHFRLSTQSG; encoded by the coding sequence ATGAAGGCCGCGATCTGCTTATCTATCCTTGTCGCCGCCTCAGATGCTGCCGCCTCAGCTGCTTTTCAGAGGTCAAATCGTGCCACCAATGAAATCAGTGCTGACAGTATCTGCGGAGAACTCGGCGTCATGAGATTCAACGCCAGCGAGCTTCCCGATTATGTCTCTCCCAACAACGTCCGTATGTGTGCCCAGCACCCGCACGGCCGCAACCGCACTCTCGACCTCTCAGAGGGCCGTCACTTCCGCCTGTCTACACAGTCCGGCTAG
- a CDS encoding uncharacterized protein (SECRETED:SignalP(1-18)~EggNog:ENOG41) encodes MVFLRFFHIATFLLSASAKYVTVTSKKAYDDPLRPLSEVRCWRKNIGFMPNLDWKLQRDAVAFMGIPTIKSPGSASCFSCWKVNYNGVVKYFLALDASDFGYVLSVRDMESLTGEVHELSLDAEVTEVDTINCGLSSLELHAYDF; translated from the exons ATGGTTTTCCTTCGCTTCTTCCACATCGCCACTTTTCTACTATCGGCGTCAGCGAAATATGTGACTG TCACATCGAAAAAGGCTTATGACGACCCGTTACGCCCTTTGAGCGAAGTTAGATGCTGGAGAAAGAACATTGGGTTTATGCCAAACCTAGATTGGAAGCTTCAAAGGGACGCTGTTGCATTCATGGGCATTCCTACAATTAAGAGCCCTGGTTCTGCATCCTGCTTTTCTTGTTGGAAGGTCAATTATAATGGTGTGGTGAAATATTTTCTGGCGCTCGATGCCTCTGACTTTGGTTATGTTTTGTCTGTGAGGGATATGGAGTCTTTGACAGGCGAAGTGCACGAGTTAAGCCTCGATGCAGAAGTTACGGAAGTGGATACGATAAACTGCGGATTATCGTCACTGGAACTTCATGCATAtgatttttag